The Halalkalibacter krulwichiae genome has a segment encoding these proteins:
- a CDS encoding MarR family winged helix-turn-helix transcriptional regulator, whose protein sequence is MKFTFQDYISIKLHRTDLYLTSLIKAKLEPFNLAPEQNLIMMLLWEKDGLTQNYLVEKLDKDKTNIARMASSLEKKGFVKRIHCPNDRRSIRLYLTPCGEKLGEQVLPITEQFNETVCKGFSREELLQLERLLEKMNDNVRTCL, encoded by the coding sequence TTGAAGTTTACCTTTCAAGACTATATCAGTATTAAGCTTCACCGAACAGATTTGTATTTAACGAGTCTGATCAAAGCTAAGCTAGAGCCGTTTAACCTTGCACCAGAACAGAATTTAATTATGATGCTGCTCTGGGAAAAGGATGGTTTAACACAGAATTACTTAGTTGAAAAGCTTGATAAAGATAAAACAAATATTGCTAGAATGGCCTCGAGCCTTGAAAAGAAAGGCTTTGTCAAAAGAATTCATTGCCCGAATGACCGGCGTTCAATTAGGCTGTATTTAACTCCTTGCGGGGAGAAGTTAGGTGAACAAGTATTGCCAATTACAGAACAGTTCAATGAAACCGTCTGTAAAGGGTTTTCTCGGGAAGAGCTGTTACAATTAGAAC